ACATTGTGGCAGCTGCAAGAATTGCTGGAAAGAGGGTGAATGTTTTACTCCGGATCAATCCTGATGTAGATCCGCAGGTATATTTTTGGGAGTTTAGATAATGATTTGTAGAGTTTGACCCGTGTATCTTGTGGTTCACATAAAGCTTTTAACAATTTTTCTGaagacaatatttttttctctctccatTTAATGGTAAACCGTAAGCAAATGTGGTGTAGACAGTTAAAAGAAGTTTCTAAAGaacaaaatgaatattaaattttttgacaaaattttttAGCTAAGTTCTGAAATAAGTTATAAGCCTAGAAGAAATGCAAATTATAattgtaccaaaaaaaaaagaagattttatattttttatcaagcCATTTTTCTAAGTTCTGTGTTACACATTTCTCAGGGCAAACTACAGTTCATACTTTTTAACTATCAACAACATTCACAAGcaatgacatttttttattcCTATGATATATCTTCTACAGAGGAGTCCACCTAGTTGGAAAAGATACacctatttattataaaattctcAACGGCATTTATTAAAGTGGTTTCCTTCCCTCTTCCTGTTTTTACCATCATCACGAAATCTTTTTCCTCTGTTTGTCATTAATTGCTTTGTGCACAACATCACTATTGGACCTACTTCATAAGTCTGAATTTCTATTTCTCGTCTgcattgttattattttgttttatcagtttattgttataaaatatctaaatgtTTTTATCCTTGTTATCCTTAGGTCCATCCTTATGTTGCCACCGGCAATAAGAACTCTAAATTTGGCATTAGAAATGAGAAGCTGCAGTGGTTTTTAGATGCCGTGAAGGAGAACCCGGATGAGCTAAAGCTTGTAGGAGCCCACTGTCATCTTGGATCTACCATTACCAAGGTTATTCAAAGAAGTTTTCATTTTTCTGCTTCATCTTGTGCTTTATTACTTTTGGAGATACTTTTCTGCAATCTAAATTTTCTTCctctattattaatttattagttgtggtTTATTACTTTGGGAAATACTTTTCTTTTATGTGCATGATTAGATTGACGGTGAGTTTGGCAGAATCATAGTGTGCCAATGTGATTCCAGCAAAATTTACACTTTGGAGCTTCAGCAAAATCATTGTGGCACCATGATTTCAGACAtgcattatatatttatttttctttttagtgtGAATTTATGCTTTGATAGGTCAATTTGCACTGTTTTACGCTGATTCCTAAACTCTACCTAAATATATTGTGTTTAAATGGTTGTTGCATGCTATTTTCACACCTTTCCAGGTAGATATTTTCAGGGATGCAGCCACTATTATGGTCAAGTACATTGACGAAATTCGAGCTCAGGGTTTTGAAGttgattatttaaatattggTGGTGGACTTGGGATAGATTATTATCATGCTGGTGCAGTCCTCCCTAAACCCAGAGATCTAATTGATACTGTGAGGACTCTATCCATGCAACTCACtttatcttttcattttatGTGGATAAGTTTGTAATTCCTTATAAGAATAAGGAATACAGTTGATAAATGTGCATTCTTAGCattgtaatattataatttatacatCCACTTTGTAAATGTGACATGCAGGGACATGTGGCCAATAATCCCTTTCAGAactattacatttttttttgacaGAAGAACTATTACAGTAAAATGCACATGAATGTGTATATTGTTACATTAGTCAGGGTCTTAGGTCTAGACTCATTTGCACGTTGCATGTCCCATAGCTCTACCAAGTAGCTTCAATGAAATTACTATATGTAGTATTTATGTAAGACTTAGAGTATCCTTTGAAAGGTACCTCGTATGTGTGTTTGCATATATGTTATAAATCACAGCACAGACCATCTGCTTCTTTTTATCTGCCATTTAATATCACATACTTAAACCTGTTCTTATTTTATGGTACCTTTCACACCTactaattgaatatttttattttcattgtttgaGTAGGTACGCGAGCTTGTTCTTTCTCGCGGTCTTAAACTCATCATTGAACCAGGGAGATCACTTATAGCTAACACCTGTTGCTTAGTTAACCGGGTTACAGGTGTCAAAACTAATGGCTCTAAAAactttattgtgattgatgGAAGTATGGCTGAACTTATCCGCCCAAGTCTTTATGATGCGTATCAGGTATTTGTTCAAGTACCTGTTAGTCTCTTTTGGCTTATCATTTAAAGAATTGATATCAGTGCTGATCTCTTTAGCTAAGGGTTATGTCAGACATTTATGACGGATTCTAGACCCTTTATGTGCATGTGCTTAGTATATGATGCACTACAAAAACTGACTCAAAGCcttaatatattattgtttgGTTGGGTTCCGTCTTTTGCCTTTGCCAAatctaatgaaaataaaatatcctGAATGCTGGTGTTTGGATCTCTCCTTGCCAAAGAATGTAGTTACATTTGCAGTTctgtttgtttgatttatttattttggaattcaccCTAATTAGGGCCTTTTGCATCCCAATGAGTCCACAAGGGTATCCCACTGCTTCAGTCGGCCCTTTGGACTGGTTATGGGACTAACTCCCGGTTCTGCTGATTGAACAGAATTTTATCCCTTAGTTCCTAGCTCCCAACACGGGTGGCTCCACTAGGATTCAAGCCCTGGTTCCTCATGTCCTCTTAATGGGGGCAAGTTGCTTCCACTTGATCAACACCACATTGGTGCCGTTCTGTTTCTTTAATTTTGGTTCAATCGTGGCACTATTGATGAGAACAACAATACCCACAATCAAGGCCTTTTTCCCACATTTGGGATCTGCTACATGTGTCCCTTCCCGAATCTTGTCTAATATCAGACATTTAAATCCAAATCCTACATAATGGTTTGTCATACAGCTTTCCTTCATTGATCCATGTTAACTGCAAATTATTCAACACAACTCTCTTCTTTTCGTTAATCAGATTGAAATGAATCCAGTTAAATTTAACAACGTTAAAGCTTTTGTCTAAAGAAGTTGCTCAGAAGTTGATAGAATTTAGGACCATTTTAGTTAATTGATGTTATTGCTACCCTAATGCATCTTTGTTATGCCATGGTTTTTTCAGCCAATATTATAATGTCATGTTTTTTTTGCAGCATATAGAGCTGGTTTCCCCTGCCCCCGCAAATGCGGAGACAGCAACTTTTGATGTAGTCGGCCCTGTCTGTGAGTCTGCAGATTTCTTAGGAAAAGAAAGAGAACTTCCAACTCCTGCCAAGGTACTGTAAtgtatttgtaattatttgttattcTTATATTTAAATAGCTGTATAAATAATATACTTGCATAACTATGATGATGATGGCAACAATGGAATGCAGTCCTAAATAAGAGGTCATTAAGGCCGCTATATTATGATTCTGTTATGGCTTTATCAGCTCAATGTGGTGAATTAGAGTTCCTAGGGCATTCCCAAAATCATGCATAGTGAAATATTTGTGTAACTCATTCTAAGTTTAACTAATCTAATCTGAGTTTCGCTTGCAGGGTACTGGCCTGGTTGTTCATGATGCTGGTGCATATTGCATGAGTATGGCATCTACTTACAATCTAAAGATGCGACCTCCTGAGTATTGGGTATGGACCAACCTTTCTTCATTTGCTAATGTAGTTAGACATGGCTTCTCTATATTACAAGAAAGTGGTTTTGAGAGGAAAAAAACGCATTTCGATAATCATTAATGAAAATTAATGTTTTCTTAGGGCATGAGTAAAATAATTTGATGATTGATGCGTGtattgaaaaaaacaaaaaacattgcTTGTTACACTTAATACTTGGAAATTGTAATGTTGATTGGCATTTTGTTTTTGCAATGGTTTGATGAGAATTACCTTTTCCTGAAAAAGCACAATTTCAACTCCAACTATGATTTTTCTTAAAGAATGATATCTTCTCTCTGTAAAATATTTCAGGTTGAAGATGATGGATCAGTGAGCAAAATCAGACATGGTGAGACATTCGAAGACCACTTGCGGTTCTTTGAGGGACTTTAAACTGATAACTTGTCTTCTCGCCAGAACAAAGGCTTGAGATTTGTTGTATTTGGGGTCTTGAAAGTAAGGCAGAATAAAAAGAATTCCATAAGATTTAACACTAGGGTTTGATTTCAGTATCACACAGCGAGTGTTTTTGCAGCTATCAAATGTAATGTTGAGCTTATGTATGGTGGTGCTATACGTTTGATAATGCCTGATAACGTGTTGATAATTTAAGTACATGTCACCTCATTTTTAAGGTTGATTTTATGTTTGTAGCTGCATAACCTTTTGTTGGTTTTTGCCTTCATTTTTACTGTTAAAATGTGCGAATAAAATAATATGGCTAGTGCTTATGGTAACATCACAAGGGAAAAGCTTGTTTATGATTCAAACGTAAAAATTATgcttttaaatttgtatttaactatataaaaattcaaatattgtgtttttcaataaaaagatTGTATCTTTGTTATCTTTAATGTGTGGCCTAACATGATTCTTAACATAAATGTGCATCtaatatgaaaatgtaaaaatcAATACAActgataattagttttatattatttcttCATAATAGTAACCTCTGCCAAAGtccaataataaaaaaacctCTGCTAATTAGTCCTGTGAATAGAGTAATAATATCTATATAATGTTGGTGAAAGATGGTAAAATCAGTTTTCAATTTCATGGTTCTTGATATTTTGGCATTTAATTTTTAGGCTTGGTTAATGTAGTTTGATTCAGCATGTTCACTAAGATTTTGAATGCTCtaaatgaattatgaatttggcgttataaattatttttagatggtgtttttgtatttttttaagatttattttttaaaatgtttgaaaatttgatttgaAACTTCATTTCAATTTACGTCAGAACATAAAAATACAtgcaataaaataattgttgatttaaaatattttatagctATCTgatcttaaaaaattaatatatttaaaaatctaGAGTTTTGCGGTCATTCATGGCAGACATCCTTATTTCacattttacaaataatatcTATATCCAAGACTTTAAAATTGGATATAATTACATTACATtttccaaataaaataattttagattttaatgatatatcaaaatagttttttttttcctttcaaatatAACTAAGATTTAGTGAGAAGAATTGATACAAACACGTTTTAAGTGAGTTAGCCTTTGAGTTAAATTAATGTCCaatcacaaatttattttcatttactCTTGCAAcgttatgtaaaaaaattaataagttaagtgaaattaaatgtaatttaaaaagtAACAATCTAGTAATTTTTTTGGACACTAAATCtagtaaaatttattaattatattattatttttttcttcctctttttcacacaacttaaacaaaaaaaaaagtagaactaaaaaatataaataaatctcaATAAATTTTGCCATATTTGATAGTGTCATTCATAAAATACTATtgagttattattatattactttttatctttgatatatatttttattacagtaaaacaaactcttttatttttatgacaattttttcttataaaaactacattttttatagcataaaaattaataacaataaatttaattattttttcgaCAAAATAAACTAAACTAATTAGTTAACACGactttaagtatttttttatgaaaccatgatttaaatattatttttttgtggataaaatatttttatttataatcaaatctTTTTTATCAGGAAtggataaacaaataaaatgaaatagaagATGTACtaaaagagattaaaatcaCAAAAAGGCACCCAAATCTCTGTACCGTTATATAAtctatactattttttaaaaaagttaaataagatttgaaaataaataaataaataaatcgtGCGTCAAAAAAGAAtcgtataaaataaaatcagatatatgaaccaaaaaataaaaaagattgaaacaatgttttcatGACACGTTGAAGAGTAGTATCATAATACATTGGATAATCAAAAGTGACATCTacgaaaataatttaaaattaaaaaaatatccgATTATAAATACCCTTGCctcctttgtttttttttccattcACAATTTCAAGATCACAATTTTCCAATTAAGAAAAAGTTAGGGTTAGGGATTTCGCACCTTTTCCCAAAATctcatcaaaatcaaatcacTATGTCTTCAACGAAAAAGATCACCCTTAAGAGTTCCGATGGAGAGGCCTTTGAGGTCGATGAAGCGGTGGCTTTGGAGTCACAGACGATTAAGCACATGATTGAAGATGATTGTGCCGACAGTGGAATTCCTCTTCCTAACGTGACAAGCAAGATCTTGGCGAAGGTAATCGAGTATTGTAAGAAACATGTTGAGGCTGCGAGTTCTGATGATAAACCTACTGAGGATGATCTTAAGGCTTGGGATGCTGATTTTGTTAAGGTTGACCAGGCTACGCTCTTCGATCTCATACTggttagttattatttttatttttcttagatCTAGTCGTTATTTTATCGATTTTGGAGTTATTTGTGTTTGTTGTTTTATGATTTGAGGGTAGATTAGTGTTTTTTGGACCTGGAATTTTGTTAGTTCGTATTCgtgttttctttttattgtgATTACTTTTTGATGAAGTTAGTTTGTCCTTCAACTTTTTGTAGCTGCAATTTTATAATTCaggatactttttttttttttttttgtgattataAGTTATTGGATATTTGCCTTATGATGAAAGTGGGATTGGATATTACATGATacatataattatttacatGAAATATGTCTTTTTTATTGTGAGTTATTTACCAAAAGTTAAGGGGATATTTTGTTTTAGAACAGTATTTGTTTTGATATATATCACATTATTTTCACTTTGTGTTTTCAAAGTTTTGTACTGAACAGTGGAAACAAGTGTTACTTACAAAATTATGAAAGTATCCCATTGTTATATAAAACTTTGAGTTGTGAAAAGAGGAATGATTTTACTGTTTTTGTGCTTAATTTTGATAGCTTTTTTTTATTGAGTACTCCACACAAATGTTTTCTGAAATCTAACAAGCTCCAAGTTAGCTAGATTATTGATGAGAAATTCAAGGAGTAGAGTATGAAATAAGTTCTAAGCAATGTTGGGGGTTTCTAATTGCAAATGTAATAGAGGAGACTAATTAGGTGTATTGAGATTTCAACCCACTAAGGCCTCTATTATTGCTATTGCCATTTTGCCTTTTCTCATGTTTGCATTGTTGAAAATTTATGGAAGTGTTTTGTGATTCTGAAATCAAACAAGCCTGTGAGATATCGATTATTTATGAGAAAATCAAAGTATagattatgattaattttctaaTCTATGTTTTGGGTTTGTCTAATTGCTATACTATTTTAACTTTTGCTATTGCTGTTGCAACTCACTAAGGCCTCACTGATTGCTTGATAAGGCTGttcatatttgaatatttgtttgacatttttcttttcagGCTGCAAACTACTTGAACATCAAGAGCCTTCTTGATCTTACCTGCCAGACAGTTGCAGACATGATAAAGGGGAAGACACCTGAAGAAATTCGCAAGACTTTTAACATCAAGAATGACTTCACACCTGAGGAAGAGGAGGAAGTTCGTAGGGAGAATCAATGGGCATTTGAATGATGTGTTTCAAATCTCACACAGAGATTTGCAAAGTGGATTAATGGctattatgtttgttttattcaCCAAAAATCCTCAATGTAGATTTATCTATGCTATGTACTCTGTTTGTCTATGGGATTATTCGTGCTGAGTGTTAACTATATTCACTGGACAGCGTTATCTTATGTCATGAACTTAAGGGAAGTCTGAATTGTAAGTAAAGTAATAGTTGTTTATGAGCATATGGGTTGATTTGGATGGttattaaattcaataattGTTACCCTTTGGTTCctaatttttcattatattaaATGTGTATGCATTGTCATTAATAAATTACGTTCTGTTGGTCATGCAACTAAAGCGCATTAGAGATGAGATTTCATGCACAAATactactttatatatatttagttatatTCAATATTCAATATCATCAACCTTTTAAGAGGATAACTTAATTCTAAGCTTGAGGTTAGGCCCTTTGATGCTAATGGCTTGGAGCCAACTCCCTCATGTAATAAGCAAAACGTAATTCTTCAAGAATTTTTAAACTGAAGAAATCTAATGCACCTAGAAGCACTCCAATACAAGTGAGAGACGTGATGTTTTACATATCAGGATTGGGTTGAATGAACGGTTTTTTGTCCTTTACGTCTATAAGAATTAGAGTAGTAAGATAGTACAAAGCAACCCATTTCAGGAAAgaattttcagaaaaatattcaacttttttcaaaataatattttttaaccaaaaaattttccaaacaaaaaaaaaaaacagatgaTAAAACACAGggtcaacaaaaaataatgaaaggAGATTTGAACTTGGGAGACTAATTGACAGTTTCAGGAAAAAATTAAGCTTATAAAGAGGTTGATTTGCACACCATAAAACTAACATACTAAcctttatctttaaaaaatg
This region of Cicer arietinum cultivar CDC Frontier isolate Library 1 chromosome 8, Cicar.CDCFrontier_v2.0, whole genome shotgun sequence genomic DNA includes:
- the LOC101510870 gene encoding diaminopimelate decarboxylase 1, chloroplastic-like; this translates as MAGTHLLSHSCSLPKACNHSFNKHPLPQNLILPHRFNGTIKPLVLRAVNTVKTPLEDTKNTHFQHCFNKSEDGYLYCEGLKVDEIMESVERRPFYLYSKPQITRNVEAYKDALEGLTSIIGYAIKANNNLKILEHLRSLGCGAVLVSGNELKLALRAGFDPTRCIFNGNGKILDDLVLAAQAGVFVNIDSEFDLENIVAAARIAGKRVNVLLRINPDVDPQVHPYVATGNKNSKFGIRNEKLQWFLDAVKENPDELKLVGAHCHLGSTITKVDIFRDAATIMVKYIDEIRAQGFEVDYLNIGGGLGIDYYHAGAVLPKPRDLIDTVRELVLSRGLKLIIEPGRSLIANTCCLVNRVTGVKTNGSKNFIVIDGSMAELIRPSLYDAYQHIELVSPAPANAETATFDVVGPVCESADFLGKERELPTPAKGTGLVVHDAGAYCMSMASTYNLKMRPPEYWVEDDGSVSKIRHGETFEDHLRFFEGL
- the LOC101511190 gene encoding SKP1-like protein 1A — encoded protein: MSSTKKITLKSSDGEAFEVDEAVALESQTIKHMIEDDCADSGIPLPNVTSKILAKVIEYCKKHVEAASSDDKPTEDDLKAWDADFVKVDQATLFDLILAANYLNIKSLLDLTCQTVADMIKGKTPEEIRKTFNIKNDFTPEEEEEVRRENQWAFE